The following coding sequences are from one Manis pentadactyla isolate mManPen7 chromosome 13, mManPen7.hap1, whole genome shotgun sequence window:
- the LOC118931253 gene encoding LOW QUALITY PROTEIN: olfactory receptor 2AJ1-like (The sequence of the model RefSeq protein was modified relative to this genomic sequence to represent the inferred CDS: inserted 2 bases in 1 codon) has protein sequence MGHENHTFSSDFILLGLVTSSQTSLAFYSLIFIVFLMXLAENTVMILLIRRDSHLHTPMYFLLSHLSFMDTLHSPNIVPKMLTDFLSDSKTISFAGCGFQIFMSISLLGGECFLLGAMSYDRYVAICHPLRYPILMNEYVIVFLAGGSWIVGTLNSIIHTTYVLHFPFCGSRAIDHFFCEVPAMLKLSCVDTTHYEQGDFVSSILFLLIPFSLISASYVQVLLTVLQMKSSEARKKSFSTCFFHMIVVIMYYGPCIFTYMRPKSYHTPGQDKFLAIFYTILTPTLNPIIYSFRNKNILEAMKIVLKSNFLNKTY, from the exons ATGGGACATGAGAATCACACTTTCAGCAGTGACTTCATTCTTTTGGGGCTCGTCACGTCTTCTCAAACAAGCCTAGCTTTCTACTCCCTTATATTCATCGTTTTCCTGAT ACTAGCGGAGAACACAGTCATGATCCTCCTGATCCGCAGGGACTCGCACCTTCACACCCCAATGTATTTCCTGCTCAGCCATCTCTCTTTTATGGATACCTTGCACAGCCCTAACATTGTTCCCAAAATGCTCACTGACTTTCTGTCTGACAGCAAGACTATTTCATTTGCAGGCTGTGGCTTCCAGATATTTATGTCCATCTCCCTCCTGGGGGGTGAGTGCTTTCTCCTGGGAGCAATGTCTTATGATCGTtatgtggccatctgtcaccCGCTGCGGTATCCCATTCTTATGAATGAGTATGTCATTGTTTTCTTGGCTGGAGGATCCTGGATTGTcgggactctcaattctattatTCACACAACTTATGTCCTCCACTTCCCCTTCTGTGGCTCAAGGGCCATCGATCACTTTTTCTGTGAAGTCCCTGCCATGTTGAAGTTGTCCTGTGTGGACACAACACACTATGAACAAGGGGATTTTGTCAGCAGTATACTTTTCCTGCTTATCCCTTTCTCCCTGATCTCTGCTTCATATGTCCAAGTTCTCCTTACTGTCCTCCAAATGAAATCATCAGAGGCACGGAAAAAGTCCTTTTCCACCTGTTTTTTCCACATGATTGTAGTCATAATGTACTATGGGCCATGTATTTTCACATATATGAGACCTAAGTCGTACCACACTCCAGGGCAGGATAAGTTCCTGGCGATATTCTACACCATCCTAACACCCACACTGAACCCCATCATCTATAGCTTTAGGAATAAAAATATACTGGAGGCAATGAAAATTGTGCTGAAAAGTAATTTCCTCAATAAAACTTATTAG